Proteins from one Triticum aestivum cultivar Chinese Spring chromosome 7A, IWGSC CS RefSeq v2.1, whole genome shotgun sequence genomic window:
- the LOC123150038 gene encoding chaperone protein dnaJ 11, chloroplastic, whose amino-acid sequence MISPPPVMQSSAARPALAGFRQAAACSSSRRSVRCAVAVASAAPAGRCTLYEVLGLRAGATGGEIKAAYRRLARERHPDVAGAAGDDFIRLHDAYATLSDPDARARYDRDVVVQAYAQPPASRPNGVWGRPRRTWETDQCW is encoded by the coding sequence ATGATTTCACCGCCCCCGGTGATGCAATCCTCCGCGGCGAGGCCCGCGCTGGCCGGGTTCCGCCAGGCCGCCGCCTGCTCCAGCTCCCGCCGGTCGGTCCGGTGCGCGGTGGCCGTCGCGTCGGCGGCGCCGGCCGGGAGGTGCACGCTGTACGAGGTGCTCGGGCTGCGGGCCGGCGCCACGGGCGGCGAGATCAAGGCCGCGTACCGGCGACTGGCTCGGGAGCGGCACCCGGACGTGGCCGGCGCGGCCGGCGACGACTTCATCCGCCTGCACGACGCCTACGCCACGCTCTCCGACCCGGACGCCCGCGCGCGCTACGACCGCGACGTCGTCGTGCAGGCCTACGCGCAGCCGCCCGCTTCCAGGCCGAACGGCGTCTGGGGCCGGCCTCGCCGCACGTGGGAGACAGACCAGTGCTGGTAG